Genomic window (Streptomyces sp. TG1A-60):
AAGAATATCCGCGGCCGCGCCGGAGGATGATCGCAGGGCACCGCTGAGCGGGGCTATTCAGGAAACGTACATCAATGTACGGTTTCCATGTCACAGGCGGATCCGCCTGTGACCAGGCGCGCCCCGCGCCCTGATCCACCCGCATCCACGCCACGGCAGTACGGCAGCATCCGGAAGGGAGCCGACATGGACGGACTTGAAGGCAAAGTCGTGGTCTTCGCCGGTGGCGGAGGGATCGCCCAGGCGACCGCGGAGATCCTCGGCGCCGGCGGCGCCAAGGTGATCGTCGGCGACATCGACGCGGACTCGGCCGAGGCGGTGGTCCAGGCCGCGAAGTCCGCCGGCGGTGAAGGTCTGGCGGTGACCGTCGACATAGCGGACCAGGAACAGGTCAGGAAACACATGGAGCTGGCCGTGCGCGAGTACGGCCGCATCGACGGCCTGTTCAACGTCGCCGCCAACATTGGTCCGGACGAGGTGGCCAAGGACACGCACGCGGTTGACATCGACCTGAGCGCCTGGCAGCGGTCCATCGACGTCAACCTGACCAGCTACCTGCTCACGCTCGAGCGCGCGTTGCCTCACATGATCACCGGCGGTGGTGGCTCCGTGGTGAACATCCTCTCGGCGGCCGCCTATGCCGGAATGCCGGACAAGGTCGCCTACTCGGTGACGAAGGCCGGACTCACCGCGCTCACCCGACAGGTCGCCGGCAAATACGGCAAGCACGGGATCAGGGCCAACGGCGTCGCGCCCGGGCGCGCCCTGACCGAGCAGACCAAGCTGAACCTGCCGAGCGAGTACCAGGACGTCGCCCTCCGAGCCACCCCCTCACCGCGCCACGGAGAGCCCGAGGACATCGGCTCCATGGTGGCGTTTCTCCTGTCCGACCGATCCGCGTGGATCAACGGCCAGATGTTCTCGGTCGGCGGAGGCAGCACGATGTGCCCCTGACCGACCCCAGGACCGCATGGCGGCCTTCGCACCGGCGAAATCCAGAATCGAGAAAGGACCGAGCCCTCCCTCATGTCTGCCCCCCACACCTCGACGACCCTCACGACGCCCGGACTGCCGGAACCCGACTTCGACATCGAGTCCCTGCGCGAGAAGTACCGGGCCGAGCGCGACCGACGGCTGCGCCCCGACGGGACTTCCCAATACCACGGCGTCGGCGGAAGGTTCGGCTACTACGCACAGGACCCCTACACGGACCAGGAGTTCACCCGGGAGCCCTTGCACGACCGCGTCGAGGCGGTCGTCATCGGCGGCGGATTCGGCGGTCTGCTCGCGGCCGCGCGCCTGCGGCAGGTGGGCGTCGAGTCGATCCGGGTGATAGAGAAGGGCGGGGACTTCGGCGGTACCTGGTACTGGAACCGCTATCCCGGCATCCACTGCGACATCGAGTCCTACGTCTACATGCCGCTCCTCGAGGAGGTCGGCTACATACCGAAGTGGCGGTACGCGCCGGGCGAGGAGATCCGTCGGCACGCGCAGGCCATCGGGGAACACTTCAAGCTGCACGGCGACGCGTGCTTCCAGACGCAGGCGACCGAACTGCGCTGGGACGACGCCGAGTCGGAATGGCT
Coding sequences:
- a CDS encoding SDR family NAD(P)-dependent oxidoreductase — its product is MDGLEGKVVVFAGGGGIAQATAEILGAGGAKVIVGDIDADSAEAVVQAAKSAGGEGLAVTVDIADQEQVRKHMELAVREYGRIDGLFNVAANIGPDEVAKDTHAVDIDLSAWQRSIDVNLTSYLLTLERALPHMITGGGGSVVNILSAAAYAGMPDKVAYSVTKAGLTALTRQVAGKYGKHGIRANGVAPGRALTEQTKLNLPSEYQDVALRATPSPRHGEPEDIGSMVAFLLSDRSAWINGQMFSVGGGSTMCP